A single Gloeocapsa sp. DLM2.Bin57 DNA region contains:
- the rplS gene encoding 50S ribosomal protein L19: MNAQEIIQAIEATHIKTDLPVIHVGDTIKVGVKIQEGGKERIQPYEGVVIAKRNGGISETITVRRVFQGVGVERVFLLHSPRVASIQVLRRGKVRRAKLYYLRERTGKATRIKQRFDRPIKSTKK; encoded by the coding sequence ATGAACGCACAAGAGATCATTCAAGCTATTGAAGCAACCCATATAAAAACGGACTTACCCGTTATCCATGTGGGTGATACCATCAAAGTTGGAGTTAAAATTCAAGAAGGTGGTAAAGAAAGAATCCAACCCTACGAAGGTGTAGTCATCGCTAAACGTAATGGTGGAATCAGTGAAACTATTACCGTTAGACGCGTCTTCCAAGGAGTCGGTGTGGAAAGAGTATTTTTACTCCATTCTCCCCGCGTCGCTAGTATCCAAGTACTCAGAAGAGGTAAAGTTAGAAGAGCTAAACTCTATTATCTGCGCGAACGTACAGGAAAAGCTACTCGGATTAAACAACGTTTCGATCGCCCAATTAAATCTACCAAAAAATAA
- the secE gene encoding preprotein translocase subunit SecE, whose product MAKKETASQEKAELKEQKTGTEIVSFVKATRQELTKVVWPSRQQLISESVAVILMVILVATVIYLVDNLFSWAALKVF is encoded by the coding sequence GTGGCAAAAAAAGAAACAGCAAGTCAAGAAAAAGCAGAGTTAAAAGAACAAAAAACAGGAACAGAAATAGTTAGCTTTGTCAAGGCAACAAGACAAGAATTAACTAAAGTTGTTTGGCCTTCTAGACAACAATTGATTAGTGAATCAGTTGCTGTGATCTTAATGGTTATTCTAGTAGCAACCGTTATCTATCTGGTCGATAACCTGTTTTCTTGGGCAGCATTAAAGGTGTTTTAA